Proteins encoded in a region of the Paenibacillus sp. W2I17 genome:
- the hemY gene encoding protoporphyrinogen oxidase: MGDKKRRVVVVGGGLTGLSAAFYIRKHYREAGVEPVITLVEKSSSMGGMIETLHRDGFVIEKGPDSFLARKTAMIDLAKELEIDHELVSQNPESKKTYIMQRGKLHPMPAGLVLGIPTELRPFLRSGLVSPAGKLRALMDFVIPPRRTTEDESLGYMIERRLGAEVLENLTEPLLAGIYAGDMRRLSLQATFPQFGEVERDYGSLIRGMMTGRKPAETHTGTKRSAFLNFRQGLQSLVHALVHELQDVDQRLNTAVKSLQRLDGAETRYHVELENGEQLEADDVVVTVPTYVASELLKPHVDTAALDAINYVSVANVVLAFEKKEVEHVFDGSGFLVPRKEGRNITACTWTSTKWLHTSPDDKVLLRCYVGRSGDEQNVELPDEALTNLVLKDLRETMGIEAVPIFSEITRLRKSMPQYPVGHLQHIAALREELGSKLPGVYIAGAGYEGVGLPDCIRQAKEMSVQATQELAAD; the protein is encoded by the coding sequence ATGGGTGATAAGAAACGCCGTGTTGTTGTTGTCGGCGGTGGCCTTACCGGCCTCAGCGCGGCATTTTATATCCGTAAGCATTACCGGGAAGCGGGCGTTGAACCCGTGATTACTTTGGTCGAGAAAAGCTCGTCCATGGGAGGCATGATTGAGACACTGCACCGGGATGGATTTGTGATTGAAAAAGGGCCGGATTCTTTCCTGGCTCGCAAAACAGCAATGATTGACCTCGCTAAAGAATTGGAGATCGATCATGAACTGGTCAGTCAGAATCCGGAGTCGAAGAAAACGTATATCATGCAGCGTGGCAAGCTTCATCCTATGCCAGCAGGACTTGTTCTCGGTATTCCGACAGAACTAAGACCATTCTTGAGAAGTGGTCTGGTCTCTCCGGCAGGCAAACTGCGGGCGTTGATGGACTTTGTCATCCCGCCGCGTCGTACAACAGAGGATGAATCGCTCGGTTATATGATTGAACGCCGTCTTGGAGCAGAAGTGCTGGAGAACTTGACGGAACCCCTGCTCGCGGGAATCTATGCAGGTGATATGCGGCGATTGAGCCTCCAGGCTACCTTCCCGCAGTTCGGAGAAGTAGAGCGCGATTACGGCAGCTTGATCCGGGGCATGATGACGGGTCGCAAACCGGCTGAAACGCATACCGGAACAAAACGGAGCGCTTTTTTGAACTTTCGCCAGGGACTTCAGAGCCTTGTTCATGCACTCGTCCACGAGTTGCAGGATGTGGATCAACGTCTGAACACTGCGGTGAAGTCACTGCAACGCCTTGATGGAGCGGAGACCAGATACCATGTTGAGCTGGAGAATGGTGAACAGCTTGAGGCGGATGATGTAGTGGTTACTGTGCCGACATATGTCGCGTCGGAGCTGTTGAAGCCTCACGTCGATACAGCAGCTCTGGATGCGATTAACTATGTGTCTGTAGCCAATGTAGTGCTCGCGTTTGAGAAAAAAGAGGTGGAGCATGTATTCGACGGGTCGGGTTTCCTCGTTCCGCGGAAAGAGGGGCGGAATATTACGGCTTGCACGTGGACATCGACGAAATGGCTGCATACGAGCCCGGATGATAAAGTACTGCTCCGCTGTTATGTTGGTCGCTCCGGTGATGAACAGAACGTAGAGCTTCCGGATGAAGCGCTGACGAATCTGGTTCTCAAGGATCTAAGAGAGACGATGGGTATTGAAGCAGTGCCGATCTTCTCCGAGATTACAAGGCTTCGTAAATCCATGCCACAGTATCCGGTGGGACACCTCCAACATATTGCCGCCCTCCGTGAGGAGCTTGGCAGCAAATTACCGGGGGTATACATTGCAGGTGCAGGTTATGAGGGTGTAGGCTTGCCTGATTGCATCAGACAAGCGAAGGAAATGTCTGTTCAGGCTACACAAGAGCTTGCAGCAGATTAA
- a CDS encoding cytidine deaminase: MTSLTEPINIEQKLFDAAANFVQQRYPQGWGGAGAVYTEAGSLLISVAPEVINDATHLCMETGAYLEAHKLNEHVTHSLCIARDDEHSEFKVLTPCGVCQERLFYWGEEVKAAVYDPSGQLVFKRLDEIQPYHWSKAYRDKK; this comes from the coding sequence ATGACATCACTCACTGAACCAATCAATATTGAACAGAAATTGTTCGATGCAGCTGCCAACTTTGTGCAGCAACGTTATCCTCAGGGATGGGGCGGTGCGGGTGCCGTCTATACGGAAGCTGGCTCCCTGCTGATTAGTGTAGCTCCAGAGGTCATCAACGATGCCACGCATCTGTGTATGGAAACAGGAGCTTATCTGGAAGCCCACAAATTGAACGAACACGTCACCCACTCCCTCTGTATCGCTCGTGATGATGAGCATTCAGAATTTAAGGTCCTTACACCTTGCGGTGTATGCCAGGAACGATTATTTTACTGGGGTGAAGAAGTTAAAGCTGCCGTTTACGATCCTTCTGGCCAACTGGTCTTCAAGAGACTGGATGAGATCCAACCGTACCATTGGTCCAAGGCATATCGGGATAAAAAGTAA
- a CDS encoding class I SAM-dependent RNA methyltransferase: MAQLQLIATSAMGLEAVVARELKQLGYEDVTIDNGRVFFTGDYIDICRCNLWLRSSDRVLVKMGEFPATTFDELFEGTKALPWEEWIPADGEFPVEGRSQKSQLSSVPASQGIVKKAIVEKLKLTYDTEWFPEDGSRYVIEVILLNDHALLTLDTTGPGLHKRGYRKLVTEAPLKETLAAALIQLSRWNVSRPFYDPCCGSGTMLIEAAMIGWNIAPGLRRTFNSEDWAVIPEELWEQAREEAFDAVRDDVPLQISGSDIDPEAIEVAMAAIKSAGFAKDIEVSVLPAHRARPQGEYGVIITNPPYGERLSEEKEVQKLLRSLGRSYLDMPTWSFFAITSTKAFEEYFGHKADKRRKLFNGRIETQYYQYLGPLPPRNKTPQSS; encoded by the coding sequence ATGGCTCAATTGCAATTGATTGCAACCTCGGCGATGGGACTCGAGGCTGTTGTTGCCCGGGAACTGAAACAACTGGGGTATGAAGATGTTACGATCGACAACGGCCGGGTTTTCTTTACAGGAGATTATATTGATATTTGCCGTTGTAATCTGTGGCTGAGAAGTTCGGATCGCGTATTGGTGAAAATGGGTGAATTCCCTGCCACGACTTTCGACGAATTGTTTGAAGGCACCAAAGCACTGCCTTGGGAAGAGTGGATTCCAGCCGACGGCGAATTCCCTGTAGAGGGTCGTTCTCAAAAATCCCAGTTAAGCAGTGTGCCTGCATCACAAGGGATCGTGAAAAAAGCAATCGTAGAGAAACTGAAGCTGACTTATGACACAGAGTGGTTCCCAGAGGATGGGTCTCGTTATGTGATTGAGGTCATTCTGCTGAACGATCACGCCCTGCTTACTTTAGATACGACGGGACCAGGTCTGCATAAACGGGGTTATCGTAAACTCGTCACCGAAGCACCACTCAAAGAAACACTTGCTGCAGCTCTTATTCAGCTCAGCCGCTGGAATGTATCCCGTCCATTCTATGACCCATGCTGTGGATCAGGCACAATGCTGATCGAAGCCGCTATGATCGGCTGGAACATTGCACCAGGACTTCGTCGGACCTTCAACTCTGAGGACTGGGCTGTCATTCCTGAAGAATTGTGGGAACAGGCGCGCGAAGAAGCATTCGATGCTGTACGTGACGATGTCCCGTTACAAATTTCAGGTAGCGATATTGATCCGGAAGCGATTGAAGTTGCTATGGCAGCGATCAAAAGTGCTGGCTTCGCCAAAGATATTGAAGTCAGCGTCCTGCCCGCTCATCGCGCAAGACCACAGGGTGAATATGGTGTCATCATTACCAATCCCCCATATGGTGAACGCTTGAGTGAAGAAAAAGAAGTTCAGAAGTTGCTCCGCTCATTAGGGCGCAGTTACCTCGACATGCCAACATGGTCCTTTTTTGCAATCACGTCGACCAAAGCTTTTGAGGAGTATTTCGGTCATAAGGCAGACAAACGTCGCAAGTTGTTCAACGGACGAATTGAAACCCAGTACTATCAGTATTTGGGGCCACTGCCCCCACGAAATAAAACACCACAATCTTCATAA
- a CDS encoding DsbA family oxidoreductase has protein sequence MNIEIWSDFLCPFCYIGKRRLENVLEQFPHRDEVKLQFKSFELDPNAALNPGKTNSEYLAAKYNMSVEQAKGMNAQMNANARTAGLEYNIDAMIPTNSFSAHRLTHWADTQGKALELSERIFQAVFIEGKHSGDPEVLAQLAAEVGLDREAATAVLSSDQFTDNVRADQAEGEQLGIRGVPFFVFDRKFAVSGAQPDEVFLDAIQKAWDDRSPFTMVESNTTDADGSGVCTDDGCEVPKKN, from the coding sequence ATGAATATTGAGATATGGTCTGATTTTCTGTGCCCTTTCTGTTATATCGGCAAACGCCGCCTGGAGAATGTACTGGAACAGTTCCCACACCGTGATGAAGTGAAGCTGCAATTCAAAAGCTTCGAACTTGATCCAAACGCTGCATTGAACCCAGGCAAAACCAATTCGGAATATCTGGCTGCCAAATATAATATGAGCGTGGAACAGGCCAAAGGTATGAATGCACAGATGAATGCCAATGCTCGTACGGCAGGACTGGAATACAATATCGATGCCATGATCCCTACAAACTCCTTCTCAGCTCACCGCTTGACACACTGGGCAGATACACAAGGCAAAGCGCTTGAACTGAGTGAACGGATATTCCAAGCTGTGTTTATTGAAGGTAAACACTCCGGCGACCCTGAAGTGTTGGCTCAGTTAGCAGCAGAAGTCGGCCTGGATCGAGAGGCAGCTACGGCAGTGCTGTCCAGTGATCAATTCACCGACAATGTCCGCGCTGACCAAGCCGAAGGCGAGCAACTCGGCATCCGCGGTGTACCGTTCTTTGTATTCGACCGCAAGTTCGCTGTATCGGGCGCTCAACCTGACGAGGTGTTCCTGGATGCCATTCAAAAAGCATGGGACGATCGTTCCCCATTCACCATGGTTGAATCCAACACAACAGATGCTGATGGCAGCGGAGTCTGCACAGATGACGGATGCGAAGTCCCGAAAAAAAATTAA
- a CDS encoding MFS transporter, whose translation MKTWKVNLIVLWFGQFLVNSGMTMITPFLSLYLARDLGVVGEHEIGIWAGFIFAANFLTSFLFQPLWGKLSDKYGRKVMLLRSGFGMAIVIALMGLAQNPWQLLLLRLLNGTISGFNPAAVALISGTTPKDRMGFAMGISQSGQVAGTILGPLIGGLLADAVGFRPIFYITGGLIFVASMLAMFLVREKFDRQEAAKLPAQSVLSGLKELNKSPQLPALFAVTFLLQFAMISPMSLLPLYVQKLHASDVNVAFWAGLVGAVTGLSNMAMSPILGKLSDRIGPHKVLTFSLIGTGLMLIPQAFVQTVWQLILVRFMMGVFMGGLLPSVNALIRSYTSDSMISRAFSFNTSTLALGNMLGAIIGGFMAGFIGIEGLFIVSGGLLLLNMVWVRFKLYNKPASIRES comes from the coding sequence TTGAAAACATGGAAAGTAAACCTCATTGTGCTTTGGTTCGGACAATTTTTGGTCAATTCGGGTATGACCATGATTACCCCATTTTTGTCTCTTTATCTCGCAAGAGATCTGGGCGTTGTTGGCGAACATGAAATTGGCATATGGGCGGGATTTATTTTTGCAGCCAATTTCCTCACCTCATTTTTGTTCCAACCGCTCTGGGGCAAGTTATCAGACAAGTATGGCCGAAAAGTAATGCTGCTGCGTTCGGGATTCGGGATGGCCATCGTAATTGCCCTTATGGGTCTGGCACAGAATCCTTGGCAGCTTCTCTTATTGCGTTTGCTTAACGGTACCATCTCCGGTTTCAACCCTGCAGCTGTTGCGCTGATATCGGGTACCACACCGAAAGACCGCATGGGTTTCGCCATGGGAATCAGTCAGTCCGGGCAGGTTGCCGGCACAATCCTGGGTCCACTCATTGGTGGCTTGTTAGCGGATGCGGTAGGCTTCCGCCCCATTTTCTACATTACAGGTGGACTGATCTTTGTTGCTTCCATGCTCGCCATGTTCCTGGTGAGAGAGAAGTTTGACCGTCAAGAAGCAGCCAAACTGCCGGCACAATCCGTATTGTCCGGTCTGAAGGAATTGAACAAGTCACCTCAACTGCCCGCACTGTTTGCTGTGACGTTTCTGTTGCAGTTTGCGATGATTAGCCCCATGTCACTCTTGCCGCTGTATGTGCAAAAATTGCATGCTTCGGATGTAAATGTGGCCTTCTGGGCAGGACTTGTCGGTGCAGTTACGGGACTATCCAATATGGCTATGTCTCCGATTCTCGGAAAGCTGAGTGACCGGATTGGTCCTCACAAGGTGCTGACGTTTTCCCTCATAGGTACAGGACTCATGCTTATTCCGCAGGCATTTGTTCAGACTGTGTGGCAGCTCATTCTTGTTCGTTTCATGATGGGTGTGTTCATGGGTGGCCTGCTTCCGAGCGTTAATGCCCTGATCCGTTCCTATACATCCGATAGCATGATCAGCCGTGCATTCAGTTTTAATACAAGTACTCTGGCGCTGGGCAACATGCTTGGAGCGATCATTGGAGGATTTATGGCAGGATTCATCGGGATCGAAGGTCTGTTTATCGTATCTGGCGGACTGCTGCTGCTTAATATGGTTTGGGTCCGATTCAAATTGTATAACAAACCTGCTTCTATTCGGGAATCCTGA
- the hemH gene encoding ferrochelatase, with protein MTNTVGVLVMSYGTPENMESVEAYYTHIRRGRPPEPEQLKELTDRYEAIVGGVFPLRENTDNQVKALQETLNRDERGTDVEFRCYQGLKHAYPFIEDGVEQMAKDGIQTAIGIVLAPHFSTMSVGSYIKRAREKAEELGVHMSFIESYHLHPKLIQALSTRVSAKLDAFEEAGAKRGDVKVLFSAHSLPARIVEMGDPYPQQLLETSEVIASRVGITNWQFTWQSAGRTAEPWLGPDILDTLQELSREQVEDVLVAPIGFVSDHLEVLYDLDIEAKSIAKEIDMRLMRIDSLNSDPLYMETLSDVIISQWQQGSDE; from the coding sequence ATGACTAATACTGTAGGTGTACTGGTGATGTCGTATGGCACACCAGAAAATATGGAGAGTGTTGAAGCGTATTACACACATATCCGCAGAGGACGTCCGCCTGAACCGGAGCAATTGAAAGAACTGACGGATCGTTATGAAGCCATTGTTGGCGGTGTTTTCCCCCTTCGGGAGAACACAGACAATCAGGTCAAGGCCCTTCAAGAGACATTAAACCGCGATGAGCGTGGCACTGATGTGGAATTCCGTTGTTATCAAGGACTGAAGCATGCCTATCCGTTTATTGAGGATGGCGTGGAGCAGATGGCTAAGGATGGAATTCAGACAGCGATTGGTATTGTACTGGCTCCTCATTTTTCCACGATGAGTGTAGGCAGTTATATCAAACGTGCGCGTGAAAAAGCAGAAGAGCTGGGCGTTCATATGTCCTTTATTGAGAGTTATCATCTGCATCCGAAGTTAATTCAGGCGTTGTCCACACGTGTCAGTGCCAAGTTGGATGCGTTCGAAGAAGCTGGAGCAAAACGCGGAGATGTGAAGGTGTTGTTCAGTGCGCACAGCCTGCCGGCACGTATTGTGGAGATGGGTGATCCATACCCGCAACAATTGCTGGAGACTTCGGAAGTGATTGCCTCACGTGTAGGCATAACCAATTGGCAATTTACGTGGCAGAGTGCCGGACGAACAGCTGAGCCTTGGCTCGGACCGGATATTCTGGATACGTTACAGGAGCTTTCTCGTGAACAGGTAGAGGATGTGCTTGTGGCACCAATCGGGTTTGTCTCGGATCATCTCGAAGTGCTCTATGATCTCGATATTGAGGCCAAATCGATTGCCAAAGAGATCGACATGCGCCTGATGCGTATTGATTCTCTCAATAGCGATCCTCTATACATGGAGACGTTAAGCGACGTTATTATAAGCCAATGGCAGCAAGGGTCGGATGAGTAA
- a CDS encoding O-methyltransferase: MNLTPDEYVNQLFQEDDLLLKVKEAIRSNGMPEVSVAAAYGRLLTFLAKTSKAEAALEIGVLGGYSGICIARGLRENGTLTSLELKEEYAAMARGHLEEGGFGEKVEYRIGPAADSLEQLEQEGRTFDFFFIDADKENYPVYLDYAIKLARPGAVIVGDNCFLRGRTLNPDKQGPAVLAVRRFNEQMASDPRLVTTMLPDYDGLVLAWVK, from the coding sequence GTGAATCTGACCCCTGATGAATATGTAAATCAATTATTTCAAGAGGATGACCTTTTGCTGAAAGTGAAAGAGGCTATCCGTTCGAACGGTATGCCGGAAGTTTCGGTTGCTGCAGCGTATGGACGATTGCTCACTTTTCTAGCGAAGACATCCAAAGCAGAAGCTGCGCTCGAAATCGGCGTGCTGGGCGGTTACAGTGGGATCTGCATTGCGCGAGGCTTGCGTGAGAATGGAACCCTGACTTCGCTGGAACTGAAAGAGGAATATGCGGCAATGGCGCGTGGTCATCTGGAAGAAGGCGGTTTTGGCGAAAAGGTGGAGTACCGCATTGGCCCGGCGGCAGACAGCCTGGAGCAATTGGAGCAGGAAGGTCGCACATTCGATTTTTTCTTTATTGATGCAGATAAGGAGAATTATCCGGTATATCTCGATTATGCCATTAAGCTGGCCCGGCCAGGTGCTGTCATTGTAGGTGATAATTGTTTCCTGCGTGGGCGTACGCTGAATCCGGACAAGCAGGGTCCGGCCGTGCTTGCTGTTCGTCGGTTCAATGAACAGATGGCGAGTGACCCGCGTCTGGTGACGACCATGTTGCCCGATTACGATGGGCTTGTACTTGCTTGGGTAAAGTAA
- a CDS encoding cytochrome P450: MKQAPRKYANYIPIRELETLEERLSPFKVYAELRDNTPVRYDEHRECWDVFGYEDVKYVLKNPKLFSSARDRANTSMLTTDPPKHKQLRDLVNQAFTPKAIEALAPRIQEITDELIAPHLSEGHMELIDDLATPLPVIVIAELIGVPAADRQKFKDWSDVLVKGARDDSEQAFQELLEEKKRNMQELHIYFTGIMEERRLQPKDDLISLLLAAEIDGQQLTSDEVVGFCILLLAAGNETTTNLITNAVRILSEQPELQQELREHPERITSAIEETLRYYPPIVAIGRVAKETVELNGQMIQAGEQVISWVGAANRDSAQFENPEDFISDRKPNRHMGFGFGIHFCLGAPLARLEARVVLHTLLQHMGNIQLVPGTALQPIQSAFVFGVKHYPIQFNLINK, from the coding sequence ATGAAACAGGCACCGAGAAAGTATGCAAATTACATTCCGATTCGGGAACTGGAGACTTTGGAAGAGAGGTTATCTCCCTTCAAGGTGTATGCAGAACTTCGTGATAACACTCCAGTCCGATATGATGAGCATCGAGAATGTTGGGATGTTTTCGGGTATGAAGATGTGAAGTACGTTCTGAAAAATCCGAAACTGTTCTCTTCTGCACGTGATCGCGCCAATACGAGCATGTTGACGACAGACCCTCCCAAACACAAACAGCTGCGTGATCTGGTGAACCAGGCGTTTACACCCAAGGCAATTGAAGCATTGGCTCCGCGTATTCAGGAAATCACAGATGAGTTAATTGCTCCACACCTGTCAGAAGGACATATGGAACTTATTGATGACCTTGCAACACCATTGCCCGTCATTGTCATTGCGGAATTGATCGGAGTCCCTGCGGCGGATCGTCAAAAGTTCAAAGACTGGTCTGATGTGTTGGTGAAAGGTGCACGTGACGATAGTGAGCAGGCCTTCCAGGAGTTATTGGAGGAGAAAAAAAGAAATATGCAGGAGTTGCATATCTATTTCACTGGCATTATGGAAGAACGTCGGTTGCAGCCAAAGGATGATCTGATCTCATTACTGCTTGCTGCGGAGATTGATGGTCAGCAATTGACTTCAGATGAAGTGGTAGGCTTCTGTATTCTCTTACTTGCTGCCGGTAATGAAACAACAACCAACCTGATTACCAATGCGGTTCGTATTCTGTCTGAACAACCCGAGCTACAACAGGAGTTGCGCGAACATCCTGAGCGGATTACTTCTGCGATTGAAGAGACGCTGAGATACTATCCGCCAATTGTCGCGATTGGGCGAGTAGCCAAGGAAACTGTAGAGTTGAATGGCCAGATGATTCAAGCTGGGGAGCAGGTGATTTCCTGGGTTGGAGCAGCCAATCGGGACAGTGCCCAATTTGAAAACCCGGAAGATTTCATCTCTGATCGCAAGCCGAACAGGCATATGGGCTTTGGTTTTGGCATTCATTTTTGTTTGGGTGCACCACTCGCTCGATTGGAGGCAAGGGTAGTCCTTCATACATTGCTTCAGCACATGGGAAACATTCAGCTTGTGCCGGGAACGGCTCTGCAACCGATACAAAGTGCTTTTGTATTTGGTGTGAAACATTATCCGATACAATTCAATCTAATAAATAAATGA
- the hemE gene encoding uroporphyrinogen decarboxylase produces MSYNDRLIRASFKQQVDRVPVWYMRQAGRYDPEYRKIKEKYSLLEICKQPELAAEVTLMPVRKLGVDAAILYSDIMNPVASLGIDFDIVKNIGPVIDNPIRSAADVDRLRPIDVEGDLSHILETIRILDKELDVPLITFAGAPFTIASYLIEGRPSKGYIRTKTMMYSEPEVWHKLMQKLGDMVITYVRAHIANGGKAFQLFDSWVGALSPKDFRTYVLPTITRIFTELSDLNVPKIYFPGVASGELLPALHNLQADVIGLDWRVSISEGRQRLGGKFAVQGNLDPYLLTAPMELIKEQAKVIIDEGIKEPGYIFNLGHGLFPEASLEKLRELTAYIHEYSAEAMKTGVTVTND; encoded by the coding sequence ATGAGCTATAATGATCGACTGATTCGGGCAAGTTTCAAACAACAGGTAGATCGTGTCCCGGTGTGGTACATGCGTCAAGCTGGTCGTTACGATCCTGAATATCGCAAAATTAAAGAAAAGTACTCCTTGTTAGAAATCTGCAAACAACCCGAGCTGGCGGCTGAAGTTACACTTATGCCGGTACGCAAACTTGGTGTAGATGCGGCTATTTTGTATTCCGATATTATGAATCCGGTTGCCTCATTGGGCATTGATTTTGACATTGTAAAAAATATTGGTCCAGTTATCGATAATCCTATTCGTTCCGCTGCAGATGTGGATCGGCTGCGTCCTATCGACGTAGAAGGAGATCTGTCACATATTCTGGAAACTATTCGAATTCTGGATAAGGAGCTTGATGTGCCTCTGATTACGTTTGCGGGCGCACCATTCACGATTGCGAGTTATCTGATTGAAGGCCGACCTTCGAAAGGTTATATCCGCACCAAAACGATGATGTACAGCGAGCCTGAGGTGTGGCATAAGCTGATGCAGAAGCTTGGTGATATGGTTATTACATATGTCCGTGCGCATATTGCGAATGGCGGTAAGGCATTCCAGTTGTTTGACAGCTGGGTTGGAGCACTTTCTCCCAAAGACTTCAGAACATATGTGTTGCCTACGATTACCCGTATCTTTACCGAATTATCCGATTTGAATGTACCGAAGATTTATTTCCCTGGTGTTGCATCCGGTGAGTTGTTGCCAGCACTGCATAATCTGCAAGCCGATGTGATTGGACTGGACTGGAGAGTATCCATTTCGGAAGGGCGTCAACGTCTTGGTGGCAAATTTGCAGTACAGGGTAACCTGGACCCATATTTGCTGACTGCGCCGATGGAACTGATCAAGGAGCAAGCCAAAGTGATTATTGACGAAGGAATCAAGGAGCCGGGTTATATTTTCAACCTGGGACACGGATTATTTCCTGAAGCATCGCTAGAGAAGCTCAGAGAACTAACGGCGTATATTCATGAATATTCTGCCGAAGCAATGAAGACTGGGGTGACGGTAACCAATGACTAA
- a CDS encoding asparaginase — MSKTSKLRPWAVWSTAALTALTISLSPIGTYAAHAATVEVKGTTGAVQTATTTPARNTSIPAIPDSSKQSALPNVLVIGTGGTIAGQSEDATSFQNYKAGTLPIGEMVDALPDKQKIADVSTLQFGNSGSGSYSMSDLYDLSQTVDKALATYDSVVVTTGTDTMEEIAYFLDMTVQSDKPVVITGSMRPWTVIGSDAQANLYNAIKLAGSGRTTSFGTVLMLNDTIQLARGVTKTNDYRTDTFETPMLGAVGYIDEENIRIYRAPARALKPQGTAKPVFDLSKITKADLAKVEIAISYQEAGGGAIEGFVSSGAKGIVTSGTGAGGISRAMGQARTKAIEEGVIFVTTTRTGSGSVYGGGKGIIAGDNLSPQQARVLLMLGLSFSDDFDNIKKWFETYGTPEV; from the coding sequence ATGAGTAAAACATCCAAACTTCGTCCCTGGGCCGTATGGAGTACCGCAGCTTTAACAGCATTGACCATCTCGTTGTCCCCCATTGGAACCTACGCCGCGCACGCAGCTACGGTAGAGGTGAAAGGCACAACAGGTGCTGTTCAGACAGCAACTACTACCCCAGCTCGCAATACTTCCATTCCCGCAATACCAGACTCTTCCAAGCAATCTGCACTTCCTAATGTATTGGTAATCGGAACTGGCGGAACGATTGCCGGACAATCCGAGGATGCCACCAGCTTCCAGAATTACAAGGCAGGTACACTTCCGATTGGAGAGATGGTAGACGCCTTACCGGATAAACAGAAGATTGCTGATGTTAGCACACTCCAATTTGGAAACTCAGGTTCAGGTTCCTATAGCATGAGCGACCTCTATGACTTGTCGCAGACGGTAGACAAAGCTCTGGCAACGTATGACAGTGTTGTCGTTACCACGGGTACAGATACAATGGAAGAAATCGCTTATTTCCTCGATATGACGGTTCAGAGTGACAAACCTGTCGTGATCACAGGCTCCATGCGTCCATGGACCGTCATCGGTTCTGACGCTCAAGCCAATCTGTACAACGCCATCAAACTTGCAGGCAGTGGTCGTACCACTTCATTCGGCACAGTACTCATGTTGAATGACACAATCCAGCTTGCTCGTGGTGTAACCAAGACAAATGATTATCGGACAGATACGTTTGAAACGCCGATGCTCGGCGCTGTAGGATATATTGATGAAGAAAATATCCGAATCTACCGTGCTCCTGCACGTGCCTTGAAACCTCAAGGCACAGCAAAGCCCGTATTTGATCTAAGTAAAATCACAAAGGCAGATCTGGCCAAAGTAGAAATTGCGATCTCATATCAAGAAGCTGGCGGCGGAGCCATTGAAGGATTCGTGAGCAGCGGTGCCAAAGGAATCGTGACTTCCGGTACCGGAGCTGGCGGTATCTCCAGAGCTATGGGACAAGCTCGTACCAAAGCCATTGAAGAAGGTGTCATCTTTGTGACCACCACTCGGACGGGTTCAGGAAGTGTGTACGGCGGCGGCAAAGGTATCATTGCAGGCGACAACCTGAGTCCACAACAAGCTCGTGTATTATTGATGCTGGGCTTGTCCTTCAGTGATGATTTTGACAACATCAAAAAATGGTTTGAAACGTACGGAACACCTGAAGTATAA